The proteins below are encoded in one region of Lactuca sativa cultivar Salinas chromosome 3, Lsat_Salinas_v11, whole genome shotgun sequence:
- the LOC122197146 gene encoding F-box/kelch-repeat protein At3g06240-like produces the protein MCVCKKWYFFLNSGAFATTYHHHVTANDHHENHHKYIVLAATNQSPYTSTIQKNFFRFDCETPEDGLTGNLRLPFYVPINYKNVSILTSLHGLLCVGISELECSPKYYALVLWNPLTGDNKKLSTKGSRDECYDIFDGIFGLYYISSDDDYRLLRVKRYPSACIYIYSLKSDSWRKVRSTEDFRQRASNWASLVGYYPEQPKHILLNEKLYFLKQVDRGEGTFIHSYSVMRFETKTEKFTEIVMPSFGNQMTSSLDFMVLKGCIHFCVAILIDDTSYMENQRCYEMIELWRMNGDGDWTKVLTYGPMSFFLWSQSLLHVMRNGNWLIQNEVDVYVLDMKKHTKEMVFTCNPIYAQRMSKEAYDRMGSKNITPRGKYIETTVSPNKYSLYARKWKFKINSLEWCTVGSWAEYEAYERVMIEKHGNDVTQNPEETVELRVQSQGGRSSDLKFATTGTPLGGVPCPPLSTKSHKNRYGNWKVNKKNEKICKTNLQRK, from the exons ATGTGTGTTTGCAAGAAATGGTACTTTTTCTTAAATTCAGGTGCTTTTgccaccacctaccaccaccacGTAACCGCCAACGATCACCATGAAAACCACCACAAATATATCGTCTTAGCTGCCACAAACCAATCTCCATACACATCCACCATACAAAAAAATTTCTTTAGGTTTGACTGTGAAACACCAGAAGATGGTTTAACAGGAAACCTTCGTTTACCATTTTATGTACCAATCAATTATAAAAACGTGTCAATTTTAACATCTTTGCATGGATTATTATGCGTAGGCATAAGCGAGTTGGAATGTTCTCCCAAATATTATGCTCTAGTTTTATGGAATCCATTGACAGGTGACAATAAGAAGTTGTCTACAAAGGGTTCTCGGGATGAATGTTACGATATCTTTGATGGTATATTTGGGTTGTATTATATCTCTTCTGATGACGACTACAGGCTTCTACGTGTGAAACGTTATCCCAGTGCTTGTATTTATATATACTCATTAAAATCCGACTCATGGAGAAAGGTCAGGTCAACAGAGGACTTCCGACAAAGGGCTTCCAACTGGGCTTCACTTGTAGGTTACTACCCGGAGCAGCCAAAGCATATACTGTTAAATGAAAAACTCTATTTCTTAAAACAAGTTGATAGAGGAGAAGGGACCTTTATTCATTCATATTCAGTTATGAGGTTCGAAACAAAGACCGAAAAGTTCACAGAGATAGTGATGCCTTCTTTCGGAAATCAAATGACAAGCTCTTTGGATTTCATGGTTCTAAAAGGGTGCATTCACTTCTGTGTTGCAATTCTCATCGACGACACAAGTTATATGGAAAACCAACGTTGTTATGAAATGATCGAGTTATGGAGAATGAATGGAGATGGAGATTGGACGAAGGTGTTAACTTATGGCCCGATGTCATTTTTTCTTTGGAGTCAGTCGCTACTGCACGTGATGAGAAATGGAAATTGGCTCATTCAAAACGAAGTTGATGTTTACGTATTAGATATGAAGAAGCATACCAAAGAAATGGTGTTTACATGTAACCCAATCTATGCCCAGCGTATGTCTAAAGAAGCATACGACAGAATGGGTTCAAAAAATATCACTCCAAGAGGGAAATACATCGAGACTACTGTGTCACCCAATAAATATTCTCTATAC GCGCGGAAATGGAAGTTCAAAATAAATAGCTTAGAATGGTGTACTGTTGGGTCGTGGGCGGAATAT GAGGCATATGAAAGAGTCATGATTGAGAAGCATGGGAACGATGTCACTCAAAATCCGGAGGAAACTGTTGAGTTACGGGTGCAAAGTCAGGGAGGAAGATCCTCAGATCTTAAGTTCGCGACAACAGGAACCCCTCTGGGGGGTGTGCCATGTCCTCCATTAAGTACAAAGAGTCACAAGAACAG GTATGGGAATTGGAAAGTGAACAAAAAGAACGAGAAGATATGCAAGACCAACTTGCAAAGGAAATAG